ATATCTGATTTAAACCACAGGGGCCATTTTGCCATGAGAATTCGTGGAAACGAAGATATTCACACGTTTAAACAAAATTCAAAGCTAAACCCCTCATTCTTTGTGGTTGATCTCCCCATAGATGGCGACATAATTTCCACCCATCGTAGGGTGATGAACATTGTTTGCGAATTGGAGTTATCTCAGCCCATAATATTCTACATACCTCGACAATTGGTATACAATGGTTAATCCAGTGCGGAATAATACCTATTACACTGGCGGCATCAGCACCGTTGGTGGACAAAATGGCTGAGGGATTACTATTGCACATAGATAGTGTCAGCTCCTCTAGGAAACTAGCATTGGATATCCTTCAGGTAATTATCCATTCAATTAACATCCCCAATGGCATAATTCTAATACAGGGGGCTAGAATGAGAAGCTTCAAAACTGATTTTGTATCCTGTCCCTCATGCGGCCGCACACTTTTCGATATACAGGTACTTAAACACTGAATCAGGATACAACTAAGAAAATAAAGGAGCGAATGGGCCACTTACCCGGAGTTACTATTGCTGTTATGGGATGTATTGTCAATGGAATCGGAGAAATGGGCGATGCGGACTTTGGCTATGTAGGCGGCGCGCGTGGGAAGGTTGGCCCCTTGCCCATTCAGGTTGATTTGTACAAGGGGAAGGAACTGGTGGAACGGTCTGTTCCTACAGAGAAGTCCTTTGACCGCCTAGAGCAGTTGATCAGAGTAAATTAGGCGACATTTAGGAAAGTGGACGGTGGGTAGACCCACCCGGCTAACCAACAAATGCAATCATGTTTGTAGGCAATCATGCGTGTAGGTTTATTTAAATGGAGAAATGCAGCTGaaaattgtgaaataaTTGACCATCACCCTAGTACATTTGTTAGCGTATTTCTCTAAGTCCTCTACAGAGTGTAAATTAATAGACAAATTAGCTACAATCTGCGTCTAATTACCATCCAAAACAAAAGTAGAGAGTTAGGGATGGAGGATCCAGGAGGTGAAAACGCCAAAGGAGAAAAAAAACCCAAAGGTGGCTAGCGCAGCCTTGGGAAGCGATTTGTGGGCCTTAACCCACATGTGAGATCCGTCACAAATGGGCCTGGCCTTGGAAAACTTACACCCACACATGACCCTTGTGCCATCATGTTGAGCTGCGTACATTACCGGTTTGAAAGCTAAATAACAGGCTGCCTACCTGTGCCTTTGTGAGACCCATCACACCAGGGTTGAGCTTTACTGAGCCCGCATGAACACCACCAGTAAACCTacttaaaattttgtttacTTGGTCCCTTTTGACTTTTACCACCAAGGGATCGGTGAGAGAACTCGAGGGAACGGGATCGTGTGGCCACCAGTCAAACCAAGGCATTGGCCGTGTTACACAGAGCCGCACCACAGCCCCTCACCTCAACTCACTACCTACACCTACGCAAAACGCCCCCTTGTAACGTACAGAGGGCGACATAGTAGTAAAATTGATATGATAATCCACTAATTTGGCCCTACTCAGAATTTAATTTGCCTTGAGCTTTTCTTCCAGCTCCTGTACGAGCTGGTCGTTGGTAAAAGACGAGAACTTCCTGATCAACTTGTAGACTTCCAGCTGCATTAAATTTGCCAGTTTTTCAACACTCTCAGCGTCCACCTGGGTCCTCTCCGCCTCGGAGGTACCGCATCCGGCTTTACAATTTAGGCCTAATTGAGGGGAAACTAAAAAACTAAATATGTAGATACGcaataaatgaaatataaCACATATGACTTACCTGGTATATCGGAGGGCCAGATGGGCTTACCCATGCGGACATAGGCGTGACCAGGGTTCAATATGTTAGAGTAGCGGGGAAAGATCTTCTCCGTACCATGAATAGCTAAGTGGGATAGCAATTACCACAGGGAACGATCGGATACCCATGCTCTAGGGCTAGCCGGAAGAACCCGTGCTTGAATGCCTTGAGCTTGCCGTCGCGAGACCTGGTGCCCTCTGGGAAAATGATGAGTGAAATTCCAGTATCTAACCTACGTTTGCAGGTGTCAAACAATTCGGTCAGATTTTCCTTAATTGGTATTTTTTTGCCTGAATGAATCACAACATACCATCAATGTAATGAAATCTAACAGGGACGTTACCCGATAAGGGTAAGGTTATATTGCAAAAAGGGATCTTATGTAACGAATCCTTGTAGACAAAACCATATTGAAACCTCAACAAACATGATATAATGAATGGGTCTATATGTTATGGAGGTTTGCCTGCGTTAGAAATGTGGTTGAATATGTAGATGGCAGGGCCTCTGAAAGTATTTTCATCAGATTCCATCTTGCACGTAATGTAAGGGTTGAAAAGTACTGGTACTAGATCAACTGAAAATTACTGTAGACATAGCCAAAGACAACGATAGATAGCTGAGCTTTGTAAAAGTAACTGGGATTGTAGATATAGAATGGGAATAACAAGACTACGTTAatcaatgataatatagGAACCAATATACAACCGATGAAACAGCCCAAGTAGAAGTGGAGACTGGCTAAAATCTGTCTAACCCTCATCTTCCATCAAACATAGGGCTCCCACTATCCGCACACTAAAGCCCATCTCCCCACTACTGTTTGATATTATCTGCACATTCCGGACCTAAAATTCTAATAACCACAAATAGTAACTATCGAATTGGCATCTTCACAATCCTAAATAGTAACTGACATTATTAACTACTTGTAATGCCGGAATTAGCGATTACATGCTTGAAACACATATTTTGTAATGAACACATTGGAAGCAACCAGTCCCAAGCATTCGCTCAAAGGGGCAAATTTTGACAGTAAAACACTTCTAACACAGATAACTCCGATTATGCACCCCTCCCCGCCTACTCCACTTGGGTCATACCCGAGCCCTCCGCCATTCCCTCTAAAGGCAGTGACCACGACATACCACGTATTTCACCCCTGACCTAGCGACGAAACCCCTTACAccttataatttatttctaGAGAATTTAAAGGACCCCTCTTGCAAGGATGTTGTTGTTGCTGTCAAAAGGTACCTATCGACGCCATTTAGACTCTCTCTAGAGCTACCGGTCAATTGCCGCACCGAAACTGCTAAGTTAGTCCATGAGTTTTTGAATGCCAAATTCCTGGAATTGATCAAGGTGCCATTCCCTTTACTCAGACCACCGCCTTTTCCGCCCCTTGGGCCCATCATGACGTAAGCGAAGGGTTGGAAAAGTTTACTctccaaaaaatttaccacaAGTAAATCAAAAATCATATAGCATCTTC
The DNA window shown above is from Babesia microti strain RI chromosome III, complete genome and carries:
- a CDS encoding CDGSH iron-sulfur domain-containing protein 3 mitochondrial (overlaps_old_locusTagID:BBM_III01830), whose protein sequence is MPWFDWWPHDPVPSSSLTDPLVVKVKRDQVYWWCSCGLSKAQPWCDGSHKGTAFKPVMYAAQHDGTRVMCGCKFSKARPICDGSHMWVKAHKSLPKAALATFGFFFSFGVFTSWILHP
- a CDS encoding lysophosphatidate acyltransferase (overlaps_old_locusTagID:BBM_III01835), which gives rise to MRVRQILASLHFYLGCFIGCILVPILSLINVVLLFPFYIYNPSYFYKAQLSIVVFGYVYIPVLFNPYITCKMESDENTFRGPAIYIFNHISNADPFIISCLLRFQYGFVYKDSLHKIPFCNITLPLSGNVPVRFHYIDGKKIPIKENLTELFDTCKRRLDTGISLIIFPEGTRSRDGKLKAFKHGFFRLALEHGYPIVPCAIHGTEKIFPRYSNILNPGHAYVRMGKPIWPSDIPGLNCKAGCGTSEAERTQVDAESVEKLANLMQLEVYKLIRKFSSFTNDQLVQELEEKLKAN